One Flavobacteriales bacterium TMED191 genomic region harbors:
- a CDS encoding AAA family ATPase, whose protein sequence is MNNSKDIKLIDKLVSKYTLANTEISKVIVGQNQAVKQILSTIFVGGHALLIGVPGLAKTLLVNTISQILGLQFNRIQFTPDLMPSDIIGSDVLDNDRQFKFIKGPIFCNILLADEINRTPPKTQSALLEAMQEKTITVGGQAHHLSSPFFVLATQNPIEQEGTYPLPEAQLDRFMYSIYLDYPTLEEEVDIVKRTTLSNLAEVKSLFTIEEILNYQNLILDIPVNNNVIQYAVELVHRTRPNRDKSSDYVNKYISFGAGPRASQYLVLGAKFNAILAGKYSPDIEDIQHVASWVLAHRLVKNYKAESEGVSTSDIIKNLI, encoded by the coding sequence ATGAATAATAGTAAAGATATTAAATTAATAGACAAATTAGTTTCTAAATATACATTGGCAAATACTGAAATTTCTAAAGTTATTGTTGGACAAAATCAAGCTGTTAAACAAATATTAAGTACTATTTTTGTTGGAGGCCATGCTTTATTAATTGGAGTTCCTGGACTAGCAAAAACTTTATTAGTGAATACAATATCACAAATACTTGGTCTACAATTTAATCGTATTCAATTTACTCCCGACTTAATGCCTTCAGATATAATAGGTAGCGATGTGTTAGATAATGATAGACAATTTAAGTTTATTAAAGGACCAATTTTTTGTAATATTTTATTAGCCGATGAAATTAATCGCACTCCTCCAAAAACTCAATCTGCTTTACTTGAGGCCATGCAAGAAAAGACAATCACTGTAGGAGGACAGGCACATCATTTGTCTAGTCCTTTTTTTGTATTAGCCACTCAGAATCCAATCGAACAAGAGGGAACATACCCATTACCTGAGGCTCAGTTAGATAGATTTATGTATAGTATTTATTTAGACTACCCAACTCTTGAAGAGGAGGTTGATATAGTAAAAAGAACTACATTATCTAATTTAGCTGAAGTTAAATCATTATTTACAATTGAAGAGATATTAAATTATCAGAATTTAATTTTAGACATACCGGTAAATAATAATGTTATTCAATATGCAGTTGAATTAGTTCATAGAACTAGACCTAACCGTGATAAATCTTCTGATTATGTTAATAAGTATATAAGTTTTGGGGCTGGTCCAAGAGCTTCACAGTACTTGGTTTTAGGAGCAAAGTTTAATGCAATTTTAGCAGGAAAGTACTCTCCTGATATTGAAGATATTCAGCACGTTGCTTCATGGGTTTTAGCGCATCGATTAGTTAAAAATTACAAGGCTGAATCAGAGGGGGTTTCCACGTCAGATATTATAAAAAATCTAATTTAA